A segment of the Pseudomonas serboccidentalis genome:
GGAAGAGGAACTGGCGGCGCACCTGGTGCGGCTGGAGATCATCGCCAAATCCGCCGGGGGGCCTGCGTTGTGGACGCAGATCGCGGAAGCTGACGCCCAGGCCTGAAGATCAAAAGATCGCAGCCTGCGGCAGCTCCTACAGAAGAATGCGATCCCTGTAGGAGCTGCCGCAGGTTTGGGCCGCGTTCGGACGATCTTTTGTTTTTGGTGGCATGAAGCCAACTGGCCACCCTCGCCACTTTCGCTGCAACCCTCTACCCTGAGTGCATTGGCAGACATTGATCCGCCGCCTCAGGACACTGAGCCTCATGTACAAAGATTTGAAGTTCCCGGTGTTGATCGTCCACCGCGACATCAAGGCCGACACGGTCGCCGGTGACCGGATCCGGGGCATCGCCCGGGAGTTGGAGCAGGAAGGTTTCAATATCGTGTCGGCCATCGACTACGCCGAAGGGCGGTTGGTGGCGTCGACCCATCATGGTCTGGCGTGCATGCTGATCGCTGCCGAAGACGCCAGCACCCACTCGCACTTGCTGCAGAACATGGCCGAACTGATCGGTCTGGCCCGGGTGCGGGCGCCGGATCTGCCGATCTTTGCCCTGGGCGAACAGGTCACCCTGGAAAACGCCCCGGCCGATGCCATGGCCGAGCTTAATCAACTGCGCGGCATTCTTTATCTGTTCGAAGACACCGTGCCGTTCCTGGCCCGGCAAGTGGCGCGAGCGGCGCGCAAGTATCTGGATGGTCTGCTGCCACCGTTTTTCAAGGCACTGGTGCAGCACACCGCCGATTCCAACTATTCCTGGCACACCCCCGGTCATGGCGGTGGCGTGGCGTATCACAAGAGCCCGGTGGGGCAGGCGTTTCATCAGTTTTTCGGCGAAAACACCCTGCGTTCGGATTTGTCGGTATCGGTGCCGGAGCTCGGTTCACTGCTTGATCACACCGGCCCGTTGGCCGAAGCCGAAGAGCGTGCGGCGCGCAATTTCGGCGCCGATCACACCTTCTTCGTGATCAATGGCACCTCGACCGCCAACAAGATCGTCTGGCACTCGATGGTTGGTCGTGATGACCTGGTGCTGGTGGACCGCAACTGCCACAAATCGGTGTTGCACGCGATCATCATGACCGGGGCGATCCCGCTGTACCTGTGCCCGGAGCGCAATGAACTGGGGATCATCGGCCCGATTCCGCTGAGCGAATTCAGCCGCGAATCGATCCAGGCCAAGATCGACGCCAGCCCCCTGACCAAGGGGCGCGCGCCGAAAGTCAAACTGGCGGTGGTCACCAACTCGACTTACGACGGCTTGTGTTACAACGCCGAGCTGATCAAGCAAAGCCTGGGCAACAGCGTCGAAGTGCTGCATTTCGATGAAGCGTGGTATGCCTACGCGGCGTTTCACGAGTTCTTCGCCGGGCGCTATGGCATGGCCACTTCGCGCACGGCAGACAGCCCGCTGGTGTTCACCACCCATTCCACGCACAAGCTGCTCGCCGCGTTCAGCCAGGCCTCGATGATCCATGTACAGGACGGCGGCGCGCGGCAACTGGACCGTGACCGTTTCAATGAAGCGTTCATGATGCACATCTCGACCTCGCCGCAATACAGCATCATCGCCTCGCTGGACGTGGCCTCGGCGATGATGGAAGGCCCGGCCGGACGTTCGCTGTTGCAGGAAACCTTCGATGAAGCCCTGAGTTTTCGTCGTGCGCTGGCCAATCTGCGCCAGCACATCGCTGCGGATGACTGGTGGTTTTCGATCTGGCAGCCACCTGGCGTCGAAGGCATCGACCGCGTACAAACCGAAGACTGGCTGTTGCAGCCGGACGCCGACTGGCACGGCTTCGGCGAGGTCAGCGACGACTACGTGCTGCTCGATCCGATCAAGGTGACCCTGGTCATGCCCGGCTTGAATGCCGGTGGCGCGCTGAGCGAGAAGGGCATCCCGGCGGCGGTGGTCAGCAAGTTCCTCTGGGAGCGCGGGCTGGTGGTGGAGAAAACCGGGCTGTATTCATTTCTGGTGCTGTTCTCGATGGGCATCACCAAGGGCAAGTGGAGCACGCTGCTCACCGAGTTACTCGAATTCAAGCGCAGTTACGACGCCAACGTCAGTCTGGCGAGCTGCCTGCCCTGTGTCGCGCAGCAAGACACCGCACGCTATCGCGGCATGGGCCTGCGGGATTTGTGCGATCAACTGCACGCCTGTTACCGCAGCAATGCCACCGCCAAACACCTCAAGCGCATGTACACGGTGCTGCCGGAAATCGCCATGAAACCGGCGCATGCCTACGATCATCTGGTGCGCGGCGAGGTCGAGGCGGTGCCGATCGATGAGCTGGAGGGGCGGATTGCGGCGGTGATGCTGGTGCCGTATCCGCCGGGCATTCCATTGATCATGCCCGGCGAACGCTTTACCGAGTCGACGCGCTCGATCATCGATTACCTGAAGTTTGCCCGCACGTTCGATAGCAGCTTCCCCGGTTTTGTCGCTGATGTGCATGGACTGCAACATGAAGATGAAGGCAATGGACGGCAGTACACCGTCGATTGCGTCAAGGAATGAGGACTTTTCCGAGTATGCAACCGGTCATGAATCCGAAATACCCAGGACTGTCGGTGCGCGTCGCCGACGATGGTTTTGCGGCTTACATATGGGGCAGTGACTTCAGTTTCGAGGTGGCTGCGTATGGCGCAGCGGTGGTCGGCCAGCCGGTGGCGCAATGGGTGGTGACGCCGATTGTGCCGTATCGCAAATGCTATGGCATCGACCCCGAGGAGTTCAGCAGCTATCGCGACGCCGCCGACAGCGCGATTTTCATGGCTTATCTGGACGACGAACCGGTGGGTCATCTGGTGATCAGCACCAACTGGAACGGCTTCGCGCACATCGATGAACTGGCGGTGCATGCGCCTGCGCGCCGACATGGCGTGGCCAAGGCGTTGCTGGATGTGGCGCAATTCTGGAGTCGCAAGAAGAAGCTGCCGGGGATCATGCTCGAAACCCAGAACAACAACCTCGGCGCCTGTCGTCTGTATGAACGCTGCGGTTACGAGATTGGCGGTGTCGACCATCTGCGTTATCGCGGTATTGACCCGAACACCGCCGAAATCGCGCTGTTCTGGTATCGACTGTTCGATAACCCGCTGGAAAACCCCCTCAGCTCGCCAGCAACGCCTCGGCTTGTTCCGTGACGATCGACAGCAGGGTGTGAATCGCCGCCGGTGTGGCGCTGTGTCGATAGGTCAGTGCATACAGGCTGATCGGCACCGCCGGTGACAACGGGCAGACATCCAGTCCGCCGGCCCGTGCGCCAAGGGCGGTGAACGGGTCGACGATGGCCAGGCCTTCTCCGGCCTCGACCATGCTGCGCATCATCTGATGGGTTTGCACCCGGGTCTGGATGCTGGGTGCCGGGCGCAGTGCCTGGAGCTTGTTGTCCAATGCCGGGCTCAGCGGATCCTGACCTTCGAGGCCGACCATCGCCTGGCCGGCCAGGTCCTGCAGGGAGATATACTTCTGCTTCGGTTGCAGCCAGCCGTGGGGCGCGAGCAATTGCAGCTTGCCGTGGGCCAGCGGCTGGGCGTGGATGTCGGGGTGTTCGGGGTCGTGCAGGCTCAGGCCCAGATCGCTTTCGCGCAGCAGCAGGCTGCGCACCATGTCGCACGTGGCGGCGCTGAGCAGACGACAAGGGGCATCCGGTAAACGCCGACGCAGCAGCGCGATGCTTTGTGGCAGCAGGTGTTGCACCAGCGGCGGGGTGCCGATGATGCGCAGGGGCGGGGCGAGGTATTGCTTGAGGCTGCTGGCCAGACGCTGCACCGGCTCCAGCGCTTCATAGACGTGAGCGATCTCGACTTGCAGCGCCCGCGCTTCAGGCGTCGATTGCAGCCGGCCGCGAACGCTGGCGAACAACATGAACCCCAACTGACTCTCGGCTTCGCGCAATCGCTCTTCGACCTCGGTCACCGGCAACTGCAGCCATTCGGCGGCAGTGCCCAGGTGACCGGTCTGCAAGAGCGCCTGAATCACTTCGATATGACGTAAACGCATGCGTGAAGTCCATGTTCAGCAGGTGGGGTCAGTGGCTGAATCCTACCCCAAGTCTGCGCATATGACTTCTGCTCATAACGCGCGGTTATTGAGCGACGATTGGCTCGGGTTCACGGATCAGGGTGATGTCCGACTGAACCAGCAAAAACTCATTGTCACTGAGCTTTTTGACGCGATCGCCAATCGCCAGTTTGTAGCTGGTAACAGGCTCCATGCCGGTGAGACCGTCTGCCGACGGGGTGGATTCCTGGAACTCATGCACGGAATAAACGCGGCCTTCCGCATCTCTTGCATGGAACTGACCGACGAGTACTGCTGCCATCTGCTT
Coding sequences within it:
- a CDS encoding Orn/Lys/Arg decarboxylase N-terminal domain-containing protein; its protein translation is MYKDLKFPVLIVHRDIKADTVAGDRIRGIARELEQEGFNIVSAIDYAEGRLVASTHHGLACMLIAAEDASTHSHLLQNMAELIGLARVRAPDLPIFALGEQVTLENAPADAMAELNQLRGILYLFEDTVPFLARQVARAARKYLDGLLPPFFKALVQHTADSNYSWHTPGHGGGVAYHKSPVGQAFHQFFGENTLRSDLSVSVPELGSLLDHTGPLAEAEERAARNFGADHTFFVINGTSTANKIVWHSMVGRDDLVLVDRNCHKSVLHAIIMTGAIPLYLCPERNELGIIGPIPLSEFSRESIQAKIDASPLTKGRAPKVKLAVVTNSTYDGLCYNAELIKQSLGNSVEVLHFDEAWYAYAAFHEFFAGRYGMATSRTADSPLVFTTHSTHKLLAAFSQASMIHVQDGGARQLDRDRFNEAFMMHISTSPQYSIIASLDVASAMMEGPAGRSLLQETFDEALSFRRALANLRQHIAADDWWFSIWQPPGVEGIDRVQTEDWLLQPDADWHGFGEVSDDYVLLDPIKVTLVMPGLNAGGALSEKGIPAAVVSKFLWERGLVVEKTGLYSFLVLFSMGITKGKWSTLLTELLEFKRSYDANVSLASCLPCVAQQDTARYRGMGLRDLCDQLHACYRSNATAKHLKRMYTVLPEIAMKPAHAYDHLVRGEVEAVPIDELEGRIAAVMLVPYPPGIPLIMPGERFTESTRSIIDYLKFARTFDSSFPGFVADVHGLQHEDEGNGRQYTVDCVKE
- a CDS encoding GNAT family N-acetyltransferase; the encoded protein is MQPVMNPKYPGLSVRVADDGFAAYIWGSDFSFEVAAYGAAVVGQPVAQWVVTPIVPYRKCYGIDPEEFSSYRDAADSAIFMAYLDDEPVGHLVISTNWNGFAHIDELAVHAPARRHGVAKALLDVAQFWSRKKKLPGIMLETQNNNLGACRLYERCGYEIGGVDHLRYRGIDPNTAEIALFWYRLFDNPLENPLSSPATPRLVP
- a CDS encoding LysR substrate-binding domain-containing protein, with translation MRLRHIEVIQALLQTGHLGTAAEWLQLPVTEVEERLREAESQLGFMLFASVRGRLQSTPEARALQVEIAHVYEALEPVQRLASSLKQYLAPPLRIIGTPPLVQHLLPQSIALLRRRLPDAPCRLLSAATCDMVRSLLLRESDLGLSLHDPEHPDIHAQPLAHGKLQLLAPHGWLQPKQKYISLQDLAGQAMVGLEGQDPLSPALDNKLQALRPAPSIQTRVQTHQMMRSMVEAGEGLAIVDPFTALGARAGGLDVCPLSPAVPISLYALTYRHSATPAAIHTLLSIVTEQAEALLAS